A region from the Hippoglossus hippoglossus isolate fHipHip1 chromosome 18, fHipHip1.pri, whole genome shotgun sequence genome encodes:
- the gal3st3 gene encoding galactose-3-O-sulfotransferase 3, producing MSQRKIFLVFVAISTVSLLLHHGGHFSWTMEAFHLGCPAIQSHPAAGLKPKHTNVAFLKTHKTASTTMQNLLFRFAERNNLTAALPVQACSHQFCYPRSFTSHFVHPHTLPPNIITSHMRFNKAELQRLMPNDTIYVTILREPGHMFESLFSYYNQHCQSFKRVPNGSLEAFLEEPWRYYRADEKDSMYARNSLTFDLGGDKDRPTTDVAYARSFVAEVDRVFSLVLIAEYFDESLVLLRHLLSWDLDDILYVKLNMRTPSSKRSLTPGLPAKIRAWNSLDARLYDHFNASLWRQLSALGPACVAREVRLLRRAQERLMRSCFGDRMPLRSAAQIKNKELRPWQPSGKVDIVGYDLPMNLSSGFSSQAQELCLKLILPEIQYTRVLLRSQSLRYRRVYQLRPQQQSHTLQQPIRTVLPRHRSPQPAAAPGPLGTRPMATSKPAAGSQSQTTKLGSKSS from the exons ATGTCGCAGAGGAAGATATTCCTGGTCTTCGTGGCCATCAGTACTGTCAGTCTCCTGCTGCACCATGGGGGCCACTTCAGCTG gACCATGGAGGCCTTCCACCTCGGTTGTCCTGCCATCCAGTCCCACCCTGCCGCAGGCCTGAAACCCAAACACACCAATGTGGCCTTCCTCAAGACCCACAAAACGGCCAGCACCACCATGCAGAACCTGCTGTTCCGCTTTGCCGAGCGCAACAACCTGACGGCGGCGTTGCCCGTGCAGGCCTGCAGCCACCAGTTCTGCTACCCACGCTCCTTCACCTCTCACTTTGTGCATCCCCACACGCTGCCTCCAAATATCATCACCAGCCACATGCGCTTCAACAAGGCGGAGCTGCAACGCCTGATGCCCAACGACACCATATATGTCACAATACTGAGGGAGCCCGGCCACATGTTCGAGTCCCTGTTCAGTTACTACAACCAGCACTGTCAGAGCTTCAAGAGGGTCCCCAACGGCTCCCTGGAGGCGTTCTTAGAGGAGCCCTGGCGTTACTACCGCGCTGATGAAAAAGACTCCATGTACGCACGCAACTCCTTGACCTTCGACTTGGGCGGAGACAAGGACCGGCCGACAACAGATGTGGCATATGCGCGGTCCTTTGTGGCAGAGGTGGACAGAGTTTTCTCCCTGGTGTTGATCGCTGAGTACTTTGATGAATCGCTGGTTCTCCTTCGCCATCTCCTCTCCTGGGATCTCGACGACATCCTCTATGTCAAGCTCAACATGAGGACGCCGAGCTCAAAGCGCAGCCTGACACCGGGACTTCCTGCAAAGATCCGTGCCTGGAATTCCTTAGATGCACGTCTCTATGACCACTTTAACGCCTCCCTGTGGCGCCAGCTGTCAGCCCTAGGCCCAGCCTGCGTGGCTAGGGAGGTGCGACTCCTCCGGCGAGCCCAGGAGAGGCTGATGAGAAGCTGCTTTGGTGACCGGATGCCACTTCGGTCGGCAGCACAGATCAAAAACAAGGAACTTCGACCGTGGCAGCCTAGTGGAAAGGTCGACATTGTGGGCTACGACCTACCGATGAATCTCAGCAGTGGGTTCTCGAGTCAGGCCCAGGAGCTCTGCCTCAAGCTCATCTTGCCAGAGATCCAGTACACACGGGTTCTCCTACGCTCCCAGTCGCTGCGCTACCGCCGAGTCTACCAGCTCCGGCCTCAGCAGCAGTCACACACCCTCCAGCAGCCCATACGCACGGTCCTGCCTCGGCATCGCAGTCCACAGCCGGCTGCAGCTCCAGGTCCTCTAGGGACTCGGCCCATGGCCACCTCGAAGCCTGCTGCAGGATCTCAAAGTCAGACCACTAAGTTAGGGTCTAAATCCTCATAG